One genomic segment of Rhodohalobacter mucosus includes these proteins:
- a CDS encoding penicillin-binding protein → MNERTVMMGRMFFMLGLLLLLPTAILVQILRLNVLEGDELQELWSSQAIETISIPAQRGNIYDANGSLLATNQVIYKVAVDPYAPGTTRDQLKQVADVLSDHTGRPASWYSNRIRQATPGNRYIVLERSVGVSAYEDLRELSVRGVILEEEYKRSYNFGSLSAHILGFVNHNIEGMTGLESSYNDILKGQNGLQQVRKDRSNRIFAYVGAPRKLPRQGHSLHTTMDAYIQAIAEEELESGIERHMANYGSVIVMDPKTGAVKAMANYPTYDPNSPAGESSINRRNFAVSDLIEPGSTFKLVTAVAAVEQDIFDSDEIFETPENGRKIINGQMMRDHDPLGNLDFTGVIAKSSNIATSELAMRLEPNLFYQYARNMGFGTPTNIDLPNEPGGKLQRPFEWSGVTLPWMSIGYEVQVTPMQLAQAYAAFANEGIMMRPYIVDKITDEYGNIVRQTKPDPVRTIAKKETIEKLLPVFREVVSDSGTAEWASVQGLDIAGKTGTAQKLIDGRYQAKYRASFAGFFPAEDPAYVILVILDEPRTSIYGGFTAGSIFREISTRIAGLDNRLYRRLPGNRITLNREQTVVPNITWLQADHAKELLRDSGIPARVSGSGSYVVEQSPAAGEKIDGNTLLNLKLGEVAPDSIPDGYAMIPNLRGMNMRQATTLLLSSGLDIETIGSGTIYSQFPREGDLMRQGRTVTVRGLAKPMTEAATIASN, encoded by the coding sequence ATGAACGAACGCACAGTGATGATGGGGCGTATGTTTTTTATGCTGGGGCTTCTCCTGCTGCTCCCCACTGCCATTCTTGTGCAAATTTTACGGCTTAACGTACTCGAAGGGGATGAACTGCAGGAACTCTGGAGCTCCCAGGCTATCGAAACCATCTCCATTCCCGCCCAGCGCGGTAATATTTATGATGCAAACGGCTCCCTCCTCGCAACAAATCAGGTTATTTATAAGGTAGCTGTCGACCCCTATGCACCCGGAACAACCCGCGATCAACTGAAGCAGGTTGCCGATGTGCTCAGCGATCATACCGGCCGCCCTGCTTCATGGTACAGCAACCGAATCCGCCAGGCAACACCCGGCAACCGCTACATCGTACTCGAGCGAAGCGTTGGGGTAAGTGCGTATGAAGACCTTCGCGAACTGAGCGTTCGGGGAGTGATCCTGGAAGAGGAATACAAGCGCAGCTACAACTTCGGATCGCTGTCTGCCCATATCCTGGGTTTCGTAAACCACAATATTGAAGGGATGACCGGTCTTGAATCGAGCTACAACGACATCCTGAAGGGCCAGAACGGCCTTCAGCAGGTACGAAAAGACCGCAGCAACCGTATTTTCGCCTATGTTGGCGCACCCCGCAAGCTGCCCAGGCAGGGGCATTCGCTCCATACCACCATGGACGCGTATATACAGGCGATTGCCGAAGAAGAACTGGAATCAGGGATTGAACGGCATATGGCCAATTACGGCTCCGTAATCGTGATGGACCCAAAAACAGGCGCTGTCAAGGCGATGGCCAATTATCCCACCTACGACCCCAACTCTCCCGCCGGTGAATCCAGTATCAACCGCAGAAATTTTGCCGTTTCCGATCTGATTGAACCCGGATCCACCTTTAAGCTGGTAACCGCTGTTGCAGCTGTTGAGCAGGACATATTTGACAGCGATGAGATCTTCGAAACGCCGGAAAACGGACGTAAAATAATCAATGGGCAGATGATGCGTGATCATGATCCGCTGGGTAACCTTGACTTCACCGGAGTGATCGCCAAATCATCGAATATAGCTACATCCGAGCTTGCAATGCGCCTGGAACCGAACCTGTTTTATCAGTATGCCAGGAACATGGGTTTCGGCACGCCAACCAATATCGACCTTCCCAACGAACCGGGAGGAAAACTCCAGCGTCCGTTCGAATGGAGCGGTGTTACGCTTCCCTGGATGTCGATCGGTTATGAGGTACAGGTAACCCCCATGCAGCTTGCACAGGCCTATGCCGCTTTTGCAAATGAAGGTATAATGATGCGGCCTTATATTGTTGATAAAATCACAGATGAGTACGGAAATATAGTCAGGCAGACGAAACCTGATCCTGTCCGCACAATTGCCAAAAAAGAGACCATAGAAAAACTGCTGCCCGTGTTCCGCGAGGTGGTCAGCGACTCCGGAACCGCAGAATGGGCCTCCGTACAGGGTCTGGATATCGCAGGCAAAACCGGGACGGCACAGAAACTGATCGACGGCCGCTACCAGGCAAAATACAGGGCCTCTTTTGCAGGATTTTTCCCGGCAGAGGATCCGGCCTACGTTATCCTGGTGATTCTGGACGAACCCAGAACCAGCATTTACGGAGGGTTTACAGCAGGATCCATTTTCCGTGAGATTTCTACGCGTATTGCGGGTCTCGATAACAGACTTTACAGAAGGTTGCCCGGCAACCGGATAACACTGAACCGTGAGCAAACCGTTGTTCCCAATATCACCTGGCTGCAGGCTGACCATGCAAAAGAGTTGCTTCGGGATTCCGGTATACCGGCAAGGGTATCGGGCAGCGGATCCTATGTTGTGGAACAATCGCCCGCCGCCGGTGAAAAAATTGACGGAAACACATTGTTGAATCTGAAGTTGGGAGAAGTAGCCCCGGATTCCATACCGGACGGGTATGCCATGATTCCCAACCTGAGAGGCATGAACATGAGGCAGGCTACAACCCTCCTGCTGAGTTCCGGGCTCGATATTGAAACAATAGGTTCAGGAACCATTTACTCACAGTTTCCCCGGGAAGGCGATCTTATGCGGCAGGGGCGAACTGTAACCGTAAGGGGGCTGGCAAAGCCAATGACGGAAGCCGCAACCATTGCATCGAATTAA
- the mraZ gene encoding division/cell wall cluster transcriptional repressor MraZ, which translates to MPSFKGEYEHSVDNKGRVAFPAKLRKAVSADAQERFTLLRGQDSCLHLYPQDEWEKVEERLDELNSFSRKGRLIKRNLLRYAEDITLDKQNRISLPGHLKEWSGISETAIFIGSGELIEIWAPEKLTMQDDEQDFESYLDVMEQVMGDGDAEGD; encoded by the coding sequence GTGCCAAGTTTTAAAGGGGAATATGAACACAGCGTAGACAACAAGGGCCGCGTTGCTTTTCCGGCCAAGTTGCGTAAAGCTGTCAGCGCCGACGCCCAGGAGCGTTTTACCCTGCTCCGCGGCCAGGATTCCTGTCTCCATCTCTATCCCCAGGATGAATGGGAAAAGGTAGAGGAACGCCTGGACGAACTGAACAGCTTCTCCCGCAAAGGCCGGCTCATCAAACGAAATTTATTACGCTATGCCGAGGATATCACCCTCGACAAGCAAAACCGCATCTCCCTGCCGGGCCACCTGAAAGAGTGGTCGGGTATCTCCGAGACGGCCATTTTTATTGGCAGCGGTGAGCTGATTGAGATCTGGGCTCCTGAAAAACTCACGATGCAGGATGACGAACAGGATTTTGAATCGTACCTGGATGTTATGGAACAGGTAATGGGTGACGGAGATGCTGAAGGAGATTAA
- a CDS encoding UDP-N-acetylmuramoyl-L-alanyl-D-glutamate--2,6-diaminopimelate ligase, translating to MTYSELISFCNPMSVQGRAPETLGNLRNDSRSVKQGDIFIAIRGLQVDGHSYLEDALERGASVLITEEEFDVQKENVAVIVVQNTRNLLSPLAQKMAGDPAKKLRIIGITGTNGKTTVATLVWQALRYLNQPAALLGTVSKRINDEEMESRLTTADPIELADDMNKMVKAGCTYLVMEVSSHALHQGRVIGIDFEVAAFTNLSHDHLDYHSSMEEYAATKKILFDNLSDTSWAVINADDRYAGFMVDDTQAKVLDISLRGSALINAIVEEASAEVTIVGVEGVKIHSPLVGQFNASNIVQALIICTSLGFDGRTVAEQLSKCKGAEGRMERVSINGDDPDLPIIFVDYAHTPDALENVASTLAGLKSSDQQLTVIFGCGGDRDRTKRPKMAAVAEKYADHVTVTSDNPRSEDPDAIIHEVVTGFSDGYSYNTVTSRKDAIHTVISDSDGNDIILIAGKGHETYQEINGNRVHFDDREEASTALSWKRGQIKNSEVY from the coding sequence ATGACCTATAGCGAACTCATATCATTCTGCAACCCCATGTCGGTTCAGGGCCGTGCCCCTGAAACCCTTGGGAATCTGCGAAATGATTCGCGCAGTGTGAAGCAGGGCGATATTTTTATTGCAATTCGCGGTCTTCAGGTCGACGGCCACTCCTACCTGGAGGATGCGCTGGAGCGGGGAGCCTCCGTTCTGATCACTGAAGAGGAATTTGATGTGCAGAAGGAGAATGTAGCGGTGATTGTAGTTCAAAACACCCGAAATCTTCTGTCGCCGCTGGCTCAGAAAATGGCCGGTGATCCCGCTAAAAAACTCAGAATCATTGGAATTACGGGAACTAACGGGAAAACTACCGTTGCAACGCTCGTGTGGCAAGCACTGCGCTATCTGAATCAACCGGCTGCGCTGCTGGGCACCGTATCCAAACGAATCAATGACGAAGAGATGGAGAGCCGGCTTACCACGGCGGATCCCATTGAGCTAGCCGACGATATGAATAAAATGGTGAAAGCCGGCTGCACCTACCTGGTTATGGAAGTATCCTCCCATGCACTTCACCAGGGACGCGTTATCGGCATAGACTTTGAAGTGGCTGCCTTTACAAATCTTTCGCACGATCACCTCGATTACCACTCTTCCATGGAAGAGTATGCGGCTACAAAAAAAATACTTTTTGATAATCTGAGCGATACCAGCTGGGCGGTTATCAACGCAGACGACCGATATGCGGGTTTTATGGTTGATGATACGCAGGCCAAGGTGCTGGACATCTCTCTGAGGGGAAGTGCGCTGATCAATGCAATTGTCGAGGAAGCATCGGCAGAAGTGACCATTGTCGGCGTTGAAGGCGTTAAGATCCACTCTCCCCTGGTCGGCCAGTTTAATGCGTCAAATATTGTACAGGCGCTCATTATCTGCACCTCACTGGGATTTGACGGCAGAACCGTCGCCGAACAGCTGAGCAAATGCAAGGGTGCCGAAGGCAGAATGGAGAGAGTTTCCATAAATGGCGATGATCCCGACCTGCCCATCATCTTTGTGGATTATGCACATACTCCCGATGCACTCGAAAATGTGGCTTCCACACTGGCAGGACTTAAAAGTTCAGACCAGCAACTTACCGTAATCTTTGGCTGCGGCGGCGACCGCGACCGGACCAAGCGTCCCAAAATGGCCGCCGTTGCCGAAAAATATGCAGACCACGTTACGGTTACTTCGGATAACCCCAGATCAGAGGATCCCGATGCCATTATACATGAGGTTGTTACCGGCTTCTCGGACGGATATAGCTACAACACCGTAACATCACGGAAAGACGCCATTCACACGGTGATATCCGATTCGGACGGCAATGACATTATCCTGATTGCGGGCAAAGGCCATGAAACCTACCAGGAGATCAACGGAAACCGCGTTCATTTTGATGACCGGGAAGAAGCAAGCACTGCACTCTCCTGGAAACGGGGTCAGATTAAAAACAGCGAGGTATATTGA
- the rsmH gene encoding 16S rRNA (cytosine(1402)-N(4))-methyltransferase RsmH, giving the protein MLKEIKMTTYHPHIPVLLQASVDHLVTDTSGIYIDGTLGGGGHSKEILLRLDGNGVLYGVDQDSEAHEAAALNIGDDDRFVPVTGNFGYLSTLIPAEHHGKIDGILLDLGVSTHQIRDPERGFSFQHDGPLDMRMSDMSGVSAYQVVNDYPYEKLRDVIFHYGEERLSREIAREIIAQRPIETTGELRNAIENVVYGRHTIKSVARVFQGIRIEVNRELDVLKQVLKASLELLRPGGRIVAISYHSLEDRLVKNFFRSGNFEGKVEKDFYGNPLSPIRMITRHIIVPSEEEIERNPAARSAKMRVAEKTGEDTA; this is encoded by the coding sequence ATGCTGAAGGAGATTAAGATGACCACATATCATCCCCATATCCCCGTTCTGCTCCAGGCGTCAGTCGATCACCTGGTTACGGACACCAGCGGTATTTATATAGACGGCACCCTTGGCGGCGGCGGACACAGCAAGGAAATTTTGTTGCGCCTCGACGGCAATGGCGTATTATATGGTGTGGATCAGGACAGCGAAGCCCATGAGGCGGCTGCCCTGAATATCGGCGATGATGATCGTTTTGTACCGGTAACGGGAAACTTCGGTTATCTCTCAACACTTATTCCGGCTGAGCATCATGGTAAGATTGACGGCATCCTGCTCGATCTGGGCGTTTCAACCCACCAGATCAGGGATCCCGAACGCGGGTTCAGTTTTCAGCACGATGGTCCGCTCGATATGCGCATGAGCGATATGAGCGGCGTTTCCGCCTATCAGGTAGTGAACGACTATCCGTACGAAAAACTGCGCGACGTTATTTTTCACTACGGTGAGGAACGGCTGAGCCGTGAAATTGCTCGCGAAATCATTGCGCAGCGTCCCATTGAAACCACCGGTGAGCTGCGAAACGCCATTGAGAATGTTGTTTACGGCCGGCATACCATCAAATCGGTAGCCCGCGTATTTCAGGGCATTCGCATTGAGGTGAACAGAGAGCTGGACGTGCTGAAGCAGGTACTGAAAGCTTCGCTCGAACTGCTCAGACCCGGCGGACGCATCGTTGCGATCTCCTACCACTCCCTGGAAGACCGTCTGGTGAAGAATTTCTTCAGAAGCGGAAATTTTGAGGGTAAGGTTGAAAAAGACTTTTACGGCAACCCGTTGTCGCCCATACGGATGATCACCCGGCACATCATTGTGCCTTCCGAGGAAGAGATTGAGCGGAATCCGGCGGCCAGAAGCGCCAAAATGAGGGTTGCGGAGAAAACCGGGGAGGATACAGCATAA
- a CDS encoding efflux RND transporter permease subunit encodes MHITDLSLRRPVTTLMVFVSLVVVGIIATRLVPLEFMPNITFPGAFIDLPYPNSTPTETNETIARPIEEVLATLSGVDRINSNSGEDNAGVVVIFKQGTDINLKAIEIKEKIESIRNQLPDDFEYYSINKFQDGDAPTLQLRISSDRDLSNAYELLNRNLKQRIERIPGVGQVTLYGVEKREIRVELDPARITAYGINLNELSSTISQANFSVSAGKITDAGLRYMVRPMGDLQGVEDIENIIIADNNIRVKDVATVTYTTPERNYARHLDRKYAVGLDITKESTANTVEVVDLVLAEIDEIGDRPEMQGIEIYQMFNQADGILSSLRELFNAGMIGALFSLLVLYIFLRHAGTTMIVATAVPFSIIVTLGFFFFLDISLNILSMTGLMLAIGMLVDNAVVVTENIHRYQRQLKDPKKAAALGTKQVAVAVTAGTLTSIIVFLPNVVNESFVSQHMYYIGMAIIISLIASLVISLTVIPLLTSNIKPPKKSEKQTAIDNMSDKYSALLGWLLERRKLSVVLITLLFFSGAIPLSMMSVDMFPRVEERKLELQYNLNSAYTLETVKESVDRIEGYLYSNQEKFEIESVYTYYQPEYANSSINLIADDDAEKSVTRIKEEIEANLPEIAIGEPAFEYINRSGGEQVRVFVQGESMDVLEELAEQVEWRLGQMEGFADVRSEAESGSDEVRLTVDHNRARNFGLTSGAVANMVSGAMRGQTVQRIRGPESEIDVVLAFQDVNRQTLDDLKDLPISVGDDQTVKLATLATFEQSPGSGRIFRENRKTSLGIAINLEGITSDEARGKISGVMDQMVYPAGYSWSYGRSFGNDLEAMNVMLFNIAIAFFLIYLIMASLFESLLYPTSVLSCILFGVVGIFWFFFITGTNFDLMAFIGILILMGIVVNNGIVLIDHINHLRGEGLSRRDAVIQGGKDRMRPILMTAATTVLGLIPLCLGTTQIGGEGPPYFPMARAIVGGLTFSTVVTLIVLPSIYVILDDISIWARRIIRAA; translated from the coding sequence ATGCACATAACAGATCTTTCGCTGCGCCGCCCCGTCACCACCCTCATGGTATTCGTGAGCCTGGTGGTGGTAGGCATTATTGCGACACGGCTGGTGCCACTCGAGTTTATGCCCAATATTACGTTTCCGGGGGCTTTTATTGATCTTCCATACCCAAACTCCACGCCTACCGAGACCAATGAAACCATTGCACGGCCCATTGAGGAGGTTCTTGCCACATTGAGCGGTGTTGACCGCATCAATTCAAACTCAGGGGAGGACAATGCGGGTGTGGTTGTCATTTTCAAGCAGGGAACCGACATCAACCTGAAGGCCATTGAGATAAAAGAGAAGATCGAGAGCATTAGAAACCAGCTGCCTGATGATTTCGAGTACTATTCAATCAATAAATTTCAGGATGGCGATGCCCCTACCCTTCAGCTGCGGATCTCCAGCGACCGGGACCTGTCGAATGCGTATGAACTCCTCAACCGCAATCTCAAACAGCGTATTGAACGTATTCCGGGTGTTGGCCAGGTAACGCTGTATGGTGTTGAGAAACGGGAGATACGGGTTGAACTGGATCCGGCCCGCATCACCGCATACGGCATCAACCTCAATGAGCTCAGCAGTACAATCAGCCAGGCTAACTTCTCTGTGTCAGCAGGAAAAATTACCGATGCTGGACTCCGATATATGGTGCGTCCGATGGGTGATCTGCAGGGCGTAGAAGATATCGAGAATATTATTATTGCCGATAACAATATCCGGGTAAAAGATGTTGCGACCGTAACCTACACCACTCCGGAACGGAATTATGCCCGGCACCTTGACCGGAAATATGCGGTGGGCCTTGACATTACCAAAGAGTCCACGGCCAATACGGTTGAGGTAGTGGATCTTGTTCTTGCCGAAATCGATGAAATTGGTGACCGGCCGGAAATGCAGGGTATTGAGATCTATCAGATGTTTAACCAGGCAGACGGTATTCTGAGCTCTCTTCGCGAACTCTTCAATGCGGGCATGATCGGCGCCCTCTTCTCGCTCCTCGTTCTCTACATCTTTTTGAGACACGCCGGCACGACCATGATCGTCGCCACTGCCGTGCCGTTTTCAATCATCGTTACACTGGGATTCTTCTTTTTCCTGGATATCAGCCTCAACATTCTGTCCATGACGGGCCTGATGCTGGCCATCGGTATGCTGGTGGATAATGCCGTTGTGGTCACGGAGAATATCCATCGCTATCAGCGGCAGCTGAAGGATCCCAAAAAAGCAGCCGCCCTCGGAACAAAACAGGTGGCCGTTGCCGTCACCGCCGGTACGCTTACGTCCATCATCGTGTTCCTTCCAAATGTGGTGAATGAGAGCTTTGTTTCCCAGCACATGTACTATATCGGTATGGCGATCATCATTTCGCTGATTGCGTCCCTTGTGATCTCCCTTACGGTGATCCCGCTTCTTACATCAAATATTAAACCTCCCAAAAAGTCTGAAAAGCAGACTGCCATCGACAACATGTCGGATAAATATTCCGCTTTGCTGGGATGGCTGCTCGAGCGAAGAAAACTCTCCGTTGTACTGATCACGCTGCTCTTTTTCAGCGGTGCGATTCCGCTTTCCATGATGAGTGTTGATATGTTCCCGCGCGTTGAGGAGCGGAAACTGGAGCTGCAGTATAACCTGAATTCAGCCTACACCCTTGAAACGGTCAAAGAGTCCGTTGATCGCATTGAGGGGTACCTTTACAGCAACCAGGAAAAGTTTGAGATTGAATCCGTTTATACCTACTACCAGCCTGAATACGCGAATTCGTCCATCAACCTGATAGCGGACGATGATGCCGAAAAGTCTGTCACCCGGATCAAGGAGGAGATTGAAGCAAATCTTCCGGAAATCGCCATTGGCGAGCCCGCTTTTGAGTATATCAACCGTAGCGGCGGTGAACAGGTCCGGGTATTTGTGCAGGGTGAGTCGATGGATGTGCTGGAAGAACTTGCAGAGCAGGTAGAGTGGCGTCTTGGCCAGATGGAAGGTTTTGCGGATGTTAGGTCGGAAGCCGAATCAGGCAGCGATGAAGTGCGGCTCACCGTGGATCATAACCGGGCACGGAATTTCGGGCTCACATCGGGAGCCGTTGCCAATATGGTATCGGGCGCCATGCGGGGGCAGACGGTTCAGCGAATCCGCGGACCGGAAAGTGAAATTGACGTGGTTCTGGCGTTTCAGGATGTAAACCGGCAGACGCTGGATGATCTCAAAGATCTGCCCATATCCGTGGGTGACGACCAGACCGTAAAACTGGCCACGCTGGCCACTTTTGAGCAGAGTCCCGGATCAGGGCGCATCTTCCGTGAAAACCGCAAAACCTCGCTGGGTATTGCCATCAACCTGGAAGGGATCACCTCCGATGAGGCGAGGGGAAAAATTTCCGGAGTGATGGACCAAATGGTCTATCCCGCCGGGTACTCATGGAGCTACGGACGCAGTTTTGGCAACGACCTGGAAGCAATGAACGTGATGCTTTTCAATATTGCTATCGCTTTTTTTCTGATCTATCTGATCATGGCATCGCTCTTTGAATCCCTTTTGTACCCCACGAGTGTATTGTCCTGCATTCTATTTGGTGTGGTGGGCATCTTCTGGTTTTTCTTTATTACCGGCACTAATTTTGACTTGATGGCCTTTATCGGAATTCTGATTCTGATGGGAATTGTGGTGAATAACGGCATCGTATTGATCGACCATATCAACCACCTGCGGGGTGAAGGCCTGTCCAGACGCGATGCGGTGATTCAGGGCGGAAAAGACCGGATGCGTCCCATTCTGATGACGGCTGCGACGACCGTTCTTGGCCTGATCCCCCTCTGCCTGGGCACCACCCAAATCGGTGGTGAAGGCCCCCCCTACTTTCCGATGGCCAGGGCCATTGTTGGCGGTCTCACATTTTCTACAGTTGTGACGCTGATTGTTCTGCCCTCTATCTATGTTATTCTGGATGATATCAGTATTTGGGCGAGACGGATTATTCGGGCCGCGTAG
- the mraY gene encoding phospho-N-acetylmuramoyl-pentapeptide-transferase produces the protein MLYHLMNWLDEMYDLPGFGAVDFITTRTAFAAATALIISLIIGKNIINWLKRMQLGEVIREDIGLDTHLSKANTPTMGGVIIILAIVIPALLWMNLYSIYTWMIVFVTLILGIVGFVDDYIKVVKRDKSGLHGWLKIGGQVFVGLVLGATLYFWPDFQEFNTLSTVPFLKNVNIDYAFLGESIGWLIYIPLVIFIITAVSNSANLTDGLDGLLSGTSAIAGLILGIFAYVSGRVDFSGFLNIMYLPGSGELTIFAASMVGGCLGFLWYNSHPASVFMGDTGSLALGGALGALALMIHKELLLPIICGIFMVETLSVIIQTTWFRYTRTKTGIGRRIFLMTPIHHHFEKQGWPESKIVVRFWIVAILLGIISLLTLKLR, from the coding sequence ATGCTGTATCATCTGATGAACTGGCTTGACGAGATGTACGACCTGCCCGGGTTCGGGGCCGTCGATTTTATTACCACCCGTACGGCCTTTGCCGCCGCCACGGCCCTGATTATCAGCCTCATTATCGGCAAGAATATCATCAACTGGCTTAAAAGAATGCAGCTTGGTGAGGTGATTCGGGAAGATATCGGCCTGGATACCCATCTCAGCAAAGCGAATACTCCCACAATGGGCGGAGTGATCATCATCCTCGCCATTGTGATACCCGCCCTTCTCTGGATGAATCTTTACAGCATCTATACGTGGATGATCGTTTTCGTAACGCTAATTCTGGGTATCGTGGGTTTTGTAGATGACTATATTAAAGTAGTAAAACGGGATAAATCCGGCCTTCACGGGTGGCTGAAAATTGGCGGACAGGTCTTTGTAGGACTTGTGCTTGGTGCAACGCTCTACTTCTGGCCTGATTTTCAGGAGTTTAACACGTTATCGACGGTTCCCTTTCTGAAAAATGTAAATATCGACTACGCCTTTCTGGGCGAATCGATCGGATGGCTGATCTATATCCCCCTTGTCATTTTTATTATCACTGCAGTAAGTAACTCGGCTAATCTTACGGACGGACTTGACGGACTGTTATCCGGAACATCTGCCATAGCAGGCCTTATTCTTGGAATTTTTGCCTACGTATCCGGCCGCGTTGACTTTTCCGGGTTTCTGAATATCATGTATCTGCCCGGCTCCGGCGAGCTCACTATTTTTGCCGCCTCCATGGTAGGCGGTTGCCTCGGTTTTCTATGGTATAACTCCCATCCCGCGTCCGTTTTTATGGGCGATACGGGTTCATTGGCCCTGGGAGGCGCACTGGGTGCATTGGCGCTCATGATCCACAAAGAGCTTCTGCTGCCCATTATTTGCGGAATTTTTATGGTCGAGACACTGTCGGTCATCATACAGACAACCTGGTTCAGATATACCAGAACCAAAACAGGCATTGGCAGGCGCATCTTTCTTATGACGCCCATCCACCATCATTTTGAGAAACAGGGTTGGCCCGAATCCAAAATCGTTGTACGGTTCTGGATCGTTGCCATTCTGCTTGGAATCATCAGCCTCTTAACCCTCAAACTGCGATGA